A stretch of Camelina sativa cultivar DH55 chromosome 18, Cs, whole genome shotgun sequence DNA encodes these proteins:
- the LOC104763247 gene encoding uncharacterized protein LOC104763247 yields MASSYPFPDNVHVSSSVTLKLNNSNYLLWKTQFESLLSSHKLIGFVNGAVSAPTKTRQVVQDDVSSEVTNSQYESWFCTDQLVRSWLFGTLSEEVLGHVHSLPTAREIWLALAENFNKSSVAREFSLRRSLQLLSKKEKSLSTYCREFKSICDSLSSIGKPVDESMKIFGFLNGLGREYDPIATVIQSSLSKLSPPTNDVVSEVQGFDSKLQSYDDASSVTPHLAFMTDKTNPCAPQFQPSQRGRGGRFGQNRGRGGYTTRGRGFSQHQSVSPSQGQRPICQICGRIGHTAIKCYNRFENNYQTEVPTQAFASLQVSDDSGREWHPDSAATAHITSSTSGLQEVKAYDGTDAVMVGDGAYLPITHVGSTTISSAKGTIPLHEVLVCPDIKKDLLSVGKLCDDYPCGVFFDSNSVYIIDLTTQKVVSKGPRRTGLYVLQNQVFVALYSNR; encoded by the coding sequence ATGGCTTCCTCATACCCGTTTCCAGACAATGTCCATGTCTCGAGTTCTGTCACTCTGAAACTCAACAACAGCAACTACTTGCTGTGGAAGACTCAATTTGAGTCTCTCCTATCGAGTCACAAGCTCATAGGGTTTGTCAATGGAGCCGTTTCTGCTCCAACAAAGACACGTCAAGTTGTCCAAGACGATGTCTCCAGTGAAGTCACCAACTCGCAGTATGAGTCTTGGTTCTGTACCGATCAGCTTGTCAGGTCGTGGCTGTTTGGAACTCTTTCTGAAGAAGTGTTAGGTCATGTTCACAGCCTCCCCACGGCTCGTGAGATTTGGCTTGCTCTCGCTGAAAACTTCAACAAGAGCAGTGTCGCCAGAGAATTCTCTCTCCGACGCAGTCTTCAGCTTCTGtcaaagaaggaaaaatctCTTTCTACCTACTGTCGTGAATTCAAATCCATTTGTGACTCCCTTAGCTCCATCGGCAAACCAGTTGACGAATCCATGAAGATCTTTGGCTTCTTGAACGGTTTAGGTCGAGAATACGACCCTATAGCAACTGTCATTCAGAGTTCCTTGAGCAAGCTCTCACCTCCTACGAATGATGTTGTGTCGGAAGTCCAAGGATTTGACAGCAAACTCCAGTCGTATGATGATGCGTCTTCGGTCACTCCTCATCTTGCATTCATGACCGACAAGACAAATCCGTGTGCTCCTCAGTTTCAACCCAGTCAGAGAGGTCGTGGTGGTCGATTTGGCCAAAACAGAGGCAGAGGAGGCTACACTACTCGCGGCAGAGGCTTCTCCCAGCACCAATCTGTCTCTCCGTCTCAAGGACAGCGCCCAATCTGTCAAATCTGTGGCCGCATTGGTCACACAGCTATCAAATGCTACAATCGTTTTGAGAACAACTATCAAACTGAAGTTCCCACTCAAGCGTTTGCTTCTCTTCAAGTCTCTGATGATAGTGGTCGTGAGTGGCATCCGGACTCTGCAGCTACGGCTCACATAACATCCTCGACGTCTGGACTGCAGGAAGTAAAAGCCTATGATGGAACTGATGCAGTGATGGTTGGTGATGGAGCTTACCTTCCCATCACACATGTTGGATCAACCACCATTTCTTCTGCTAAAGGTACAATTCCCTTACATGAAGTTCTCGTATGTCCTGATATAAAGAAAGATCTCTTATCTGTGGGCAAGTTATGTGATGATTATCCTTGTGGAGTGTTCTTTGATTCTAATTCAGTATATATAATTGACTTAACCACTCAGAAAGTGGTGTCCAAGGGTCCTCGTAGAACAGGACTATATGTGCTGCAGAATCAAGTGTTTGTTGCGCTCTACTCAAACCGTTAG